A region from the Vicia villosa cultivar HV-30 ecotype Madison, WI linkage group LG3, Vvil1.0, whole genome shotgun sequence genome encodes:
- the LOC131660790 gene encoding branched-chain-amino-acid aminotransferase 2, chloroplastic-like: protein MIHRTLNFPSLRKLLLQRGYYLSSSKIGAYNGYTSQPSPLPIPSDEEEYANVDWDSLGFGLMPTDFMYVTKCDAGQSFGDGQLNRYGNIELSPSAGVLNYGQGLFEGTKAYRTENGKLLLFRPEENAIRMKMGAERMCMIPPSIDQFVDALKQTVLANKRWVPPSGKGSLYLRPLLLGSGPVLGLAPAPEYTFLIYASPVRNYFKEGSAPLNLYVEEDFDRASRRGTGSVKTISNYAPVLMAQNRAKSRGFSDVLYLDSDSKKNLEEVSSCNIFIAKGKKISTPAISGTILPGITRKSVIEIASDLGYQVEERVVAVEELAEADEVFCTGTAVGVAPVGSITYRNTRMDYKTGSGSICEELCKTILGIQTGSIEDKKGWIVEFD, encoded by the exons ATGATTCATAGAACTCTCAATTTTCCAAGTTTAAGAAAATTGCTTCTTCAACGTGGTTATTATCTCTCTTCTTCCAAG ATAGGAGCTTACAATGGGTATACATCTCAGCCCTCACCTCTTCCAATTCCAAG tgATGAAGAAGAGTATGCTAATGTGGATTGGGACAGTCTTGGATTTGGATTGATGCCAACTGATTTCATGTATGTAACAAAATGTGATGCTGGCCAAAGTTTTGGAGATGGGCAGCTCAATCGGTATGGAAACATTGAACTTAGTCCATCAGCAGGGGTTCTAAATTATGGCCAG GGATTATTCGAAGGCACAAAAGCATACAGAACAGAAAATGGGAAGCTGCTGCTATTCCGTCCAGAAGAAAATGCAATTCGTATGAAGATGGGCGcagaaagaatgtgcatgatacCCCCTTCCATTGATCAATTTGTTGATGCTTTGAAACAAACTGTGCTAGCAAATAAGCGTTGG GTTCCTCCATCGGGCAAAGGATCATTGTACCTTAGGCCTCTGCTCTTAGGAAGTGGCCCTGTTCTTGGTTTGGCACCAGCACCTGAATACACATTCCTCATATATGCTTCCCCGGTTCGCAACTATTTCAAG GAAGGTTCAGCACCTCTCAACTTATATGTAGAAGAAGATTTTGACCGCGCCTCTCGTCGTGGAACTGGAAGTGTTAAAACCATTTCCAATTATGCTCCT GTTTTGATGGCACAAAATAGAGCCAAGAGCCGAGGATTTTCGGATGTGTTATACCTTGATTCAGACAGCAAGAAAAATCTGGAGGAAGTCTCTTCTTGTAACATTTTTATTGCCAAGGGAAAAAAGATTTCAACACCTGCTATCAGTGGAACTATTCTTCCAGGAATCACCAGAAAAAGTGTCATTGAAATTGCTAGTGATTTGGGTTATCAG GTGGAAGAGCGCGTTGTTGCTGTCGAAGAATTGGCTGAGGCCGATGAAGTTTTCTGTACAGGAACTGCAGTTGGTGTTGCTCCTGTAGGGAGTATCACATACAGGAATACAAG GATGGACTATAAAACAGGTTCTGGGTCCATTTGTGAAGAGTTGTGCAAAACCATTTTAGGAATACAAACTGGAAGTATTGAAGATAAGAAGGGATGGATCGTTGAATTTGATTAA